The following DNA comes from Oceanispirochaeta sp..
GTTTTTTATAATCTACAGCTTTATGGAAAGTCTCGACATCGGCACCGGCAAGGTAGGGTTCACTGTCTTCCACAAAAAGAACATCATTCCGGGGCTGCCCGTTAATAAGGATTTTTTTATAATTGAAGGCATGGGCCCGTGTCTCAACCTGTACCTGGGAATTCATGCTCAGAATATCGTAACAGGGATGCAGTCCGACAATATCAGAGATTTTCTTGATTAAGGGACTCTGTTTCTGCAGTCTCGGTTTGAGTTTACCAACTGTTTTCATCCCGCTACCGTGCCATAACTGAAATTTTGCAGTTCTGATAAGAAGTTGATGCCTGAGCTTTCCAGCCCACTCATTTCCGTCAACTACCACAGCCTGAGACCGTAGTAAGATCAGAAATGTTGAAAGGCGATAATAATAAAGAACTGGAAGACCGGCAGTTTGCAGTTCCTCTCTAATTTTTTTGCTTTCAGTCAGAAAATAGAACTTGGTATCCCCAAGATCATTTCGGCTATTCAAATAAAGAAAAAGATATTTCAAATTTCCCTCAAAAGTATTACCGAAACGGGTAATGAATACAACGATCTTTTTTTTGGGCGTCAGACATGATAAGGGCTGAATGATACAGTTTCCCAGAATCAATTTTATAGATGTTGATAGTATTTTTTTGGTAAGATCAAGCAGTCTTATCATGTTTCCCCTCAGAAATTGGTATGGATGACTTTGTTTCTGATTAAATCCTGCAGGGCTGTCAGTTCATAATGGATATCAATTTCAACCCATTCTTTTTTCTCTACCTCAACAGAATGCACTGTAACATCACGGTCAATCAGATCATTTAAAAAACTGTGCCAGGTTTTATTATACTTCAGGAAATCCTTAGTGCGGGCAACCTCTTCCAGAATTTGACGGAAGAGCTTTGATACAGAGGCACCCTTTACGAGGGTAATCCCGGCAGAGACATGATCAGCACCTTCAATCTGTTTGCCGGCTTTTTTTATGCTGCCATTATCATTCACCAGAACTTTAACATCATCGTCGCCCTTATCTTCATGCCGGGAACAGAGCAGGAAAATCCCCTCCCGGTCTCCATCAATAATAGTCTGAATGGTGTCATACACTTGAGAACCAAAAATTGTATCACCATTCATAAACATAAAATCACTGTCAGATACTTTATTTAAAACAACCCAAAGTGTTACCAGAGGGCCGGAAATTCCGTAAAAAGGATTATAAACAACAGACATTCTTTCCTGATAGGGAGACTCTTCTCTGAATTCATCAATTCTGCCGGCGCAATGCCCGCCTCCAATAACGATATCACCCAGATTCTTCCGTTCAAGTAGACTCTTACACTGCCGTGAAAGCAGAGTTGTTCCATCTCCCAGTTCAACAAGTATTTTCGGTCTTTCTTTGGTTAAAGGAAGCAGACGCTCACCCTTGCCAGCAGAAAGTATTATCGTTTTCATGTATTTTCCTTTGGGGTTTTAAAGAGCCTTGTATAAACTTTAAAATCACTTGATCCGGACAGTAAGGAACTCCCGGATTAGCAGAAATTAGAATAACAAATTTAAAAGATAAAGCTGTTCCACAGATATCTTCTCTTCATCCATACTGCATCCTCTAATGAAAACCCATTATTGAAAACTCATTATAGATAAAGCTAAATCAAAACTCAAGGGAGCATATTTTTCTTTTCATTCCGATTTTTAAGATTATTTCAGCCAAAACATTTCCTCATGTATGACTTAGAACATCTTCTATGGTAATATAAAAATCGGAATTCAAGCTCTTCATCGGTTTAATTTTTTGTTGTTTGATAAAATCATTATACACCGGAGTATTGGGCTTTTTATGAATTATCATCTATGCGGATACAGGTTTATATGAATATCAAATTTATGAAAGAGATATGGCAGGAAGCCAAACAAATTGACAGACAAGTTTCATTTCTGCATAAGCTGATATCAGTTTATTTAAACAAAACTCAGAAACCCCTTGAAGGGAAAATCTTGAAAAAAACTCTGAAGCTCACAGACAGAGTCGTTGATTTCCTGGATAAATACGGAGTTGATTACTGGCTTGAAAGCGGCACTTTGCTGGGAGTGGTCAGGGAAGGACGTCTATTACCCTGGGATCATGATGTGGATATCACAATCCGAATAGAAGATCTGCCCAGAATAATCAATAAACTAAAATCATTTCATTTCAAGTACGGTTACAGGGTGGAAATTGTTGTCAACAGAGCTGATGCAACTCCTTTGAAAAAAGGTGATGTAAGGTTGATAAAAATTCAGAGCCGGCGTCTGTTTGTCTTACCGGGTTGGGCCCAGCTTGATATGTTTGTAAAAATCAAACATGACGATAAGATGTACTGGTCTATAAGAAACAGAGCCCTTAAATCAGCTCCTGCACATTTCACCGATAATCTGGCCGTTATTGAATTCAACAGCAGAACCTACAAAGTCCCCAAAGACTCCAGGGGATACCTTGCCTACCGTTTCGGAGTTGATTGGGAAACCCCTAAGAAAGATTATGATAATATCCGGGACGATAAATCCGTAGAACAACTGCTTGATCCCCTATATTAAACATAAGATCCATATTTCTGCAGTCCAATATAGAGTGAGAGACCGGGCGTAGTCGAAGGATCTCATGATATGGCATAAAGAATGATAAAGCATCAGACACTCAGGATCTATACAAACAAAAACATTGTATATTCTGACGATTACAATACATACTCATATGTCTAGAACTTTTTGGAGGAATATGTGGTAATTATTATCTTGGAGACAATATAATAATTGGAGTGGAAAATACAATAACCTTCAATCTCAGCAGGAATTATGTATATTAAGAAGATGAAAATAAAAGTTTAACTGGCAACGAATGTTACCTACAGGAGTATTGTTCATGAAAAAAAGGATATTACAGATATTTTTATTAACTATAGTTCTTTCAGGCCTCGCAGCAACTCCCAATCAACTCTCCATCCCCTTGGACAGTCCGGTTTACCAGCTGCTGGAAACCGGTAAATTACAGGGGATGTTTCCCTCCTTAAGTTATGCTAAACCATACTCAAATGAACAAGTTATTAAAATGCTCCATATTATGCTCGGAAAAACAGATTCAGCCGAAGAGCGAACTCTGATAAAAGAGTACCTGGCAGAGCTTCAGCCAGAAAAAGGTCAGAGTATCTGGAAAACGGGCCGTCTGCCCCTGAGTGGTTCTGAAATCGCTGATTTTGAAATGGGCGCTTCCTTTGCTACATCATTTAATATGTCTACTGATGATGCTGATAATTATGATCAGCGCAATGTTCTCAATATGCTGTTTCAAGGAAACCTGACTGACCAATTCTCCTATAGAATGGATGTGGGGCTGAGATATGACAAACTCAGTTCAACCGCCTGGGCCCCCTACACTTTCAGCACACCGGGAGAAGGTTTTTATATCAGCCATAGCGATGATTCTCCCATCGGATACTCAGACGGAGAAAACTCCGATCATTCATCCAGTTATAATACCTCTCCGGAGATGGCTCTTTCTCTTTTGGACAATCATATTTTTCTGAGATGGGGAATGATCGACAGAGACTGGGGACCCGGTGAGGGAAACATCCTCATTTCAGAGAATGCCCGGTCTTTTGATGCCATTGAAGGGATCTTCAAATTCACAGATAGTTTTGATCTTGTATTTCTGACAGGGACCCTTACTGACTGGGAGAATGATGATGAATTTCAGAATATGCTGACCAGCAGCAGAATGGAATTCCACTTCCCCTATGGCCTTGATTTTTCAATTAACCAGAGCGTTGTGTGGGTCAAACGATTTGAACTGGGTTATATGAACCCTTTTATGAACGACATTGTCTATCAGAACACCCTTGGCAATTACGACAATATGTATCTTGGTCTTGAAATGGCCTGGAACTTCCATGAAGGGTATCAGGTCTACGGTAGTTACACTTCCGATGAAATGAGATCCTGGAATCCTTCCAACTGGTTTACGGAGGTCAGGAATATCTTTGCCCTTCAGGGGGGCCTGAAAAGCGTTGTATCCTTCCTGCCTTTTACGACGGTCACTGTTCAGTATACCAGGCTTGAACCATACTTCTATACTCACTATGCCCAGAAATACCCGTCCTACACCGATTACTATGATGCGGATGAGAAAACCCGGATGTATACCTATTATGCCAACAAGGGTGAAAATCTGGGATATCCCCTGCCTCCGGACAGTGATGAACTGTTGATTAAGCTTAGCACAGCAGCTTTCAGCAACTTTCTATTTGATCTTTCCTATCGTTTTATGACTCATAGTGATCAGTACGGCAGCTCAATACAGGATGCCATAGACTATGACCTGTATGAAGAGGGCGGCTATGATCAGAAAAACCATAATGGAAACCTTATTGAGATGATCAATGCTCTCTCTCTGGACTGCCGCTGGGATGTCCCTGAACTTCCTGTAACCCTGAAAGCCGGTTATGGCCTTGTAATCGGAGAAATTAGAGATTCTTCAGATCTTAAATGGAATGGTTACCAGAATAATATTCTAAGCATAGGAGCGGAATTCTACTATTAATTATGAAAAAATCACTTCCATTATTATTATTCTTATTAAGCCTTATCAGCCCTCTTACAGCCGCGTCATCAGCAGGAGGGATTTTCACACCCCTCTTTACCTATAACAGCAGCTATGACAATGATCAGGAATTACCGACTCTAAATCAGCTGTATGAGTGGTATGACAGTCCTTCCCTGGTGAGACTTTATCTTGATCTGAACCAGGAGAATCTTCGTGTCTATACCCAGATGGATCTCCATACAGACCTGATGGTGGATCTGCATCATAATACCTTTTCCAATCTTCCTTATATAGACAGTGATGGTAATTTATATATGGACCCCAATATTCCTGACATAGGATATATAGAATGGCAGAAGAATGGTCTGCGGCTTTCAGGGGGCAGAAGAAAAATTCAGATTGGACCGGGAAGTTACGCCCTGGGACTGGCCTCCTCGGCTCCCTACTTTGATCACTTAGCTCTGGAAAAAGAGTTTTTTATGAAAAAGGGATCATGGACTTATTTTTTTACAGCCATTACTTCTGACAGAAAAGCCATGGAGAAAATGGCGGATACCGAATATAAAACCCTTTTTGCCCACAGTTTTTTCTGGAAATCAGGCAGACTGCAAATTGGTGTGACAGAATACAACTTGATCTATGGACAGATTCCCATGATACAGGACATGGGGTTCAATACTTTCTACCACGGTTACTATCAGGACTATCAAAATGTAATGGATGAACTGTTTTTTGTTTTTGAACCCGTCACAGATTTTATGGTATATGGATCCTTTATCTCGGATGATTATAATATGGCCATAGAGTCATCCGATAGTAACCCCAACGGCATGGGTCTGACGGGAGGACTCTCCAGAAGTTGGGGTAAAGCAGGGAGAGGGTCATCAGAAAAAGAGAGTAGTGCCTACGATCATATGATAAGTATCGGGGCTGAAAAAAAAGCTCCTGCCAGGTTGAGGATTTCATTCGACTGGATATGGGCCAGTAAATATCTGTACAACAGAGAGGATGAGTCAGGCAAAATTACCAATCCCATGTATTACTCCTGGGAGTACAAACGGGAAACCATGAATACTTTTTTCGGTGCTTTATACGGCCCTGATACAATAACATCAAAGCTGTCCGCTGAATGGAATAAAGCTCCCCTCAAGTTGAATGCAAGCCTGGAATGGCTGGCTGCAGGAGCGGAAGGGATTGATATTGCCTATGAGGCCCCCTATAGAAACTGGTATGCCCTGGAAGATCCTGAGCATACACTGATGGTTGATACAGCGGCAGAGTGGAGCCTCAGCAGCAAAGAATCACTCCTCGGAAATGTCGGGTTTGATATACAGAAAGATGACTTCGATTTCAATATCGGCTTTGGATACAGACGGGTTCTTTTTTAAAATCAATCGTCCTTTTTCCCGCCTTTCTTCCCTGTAATCATTTTAAAAATCATGGGTAGGAAGAGGTTCTCCCTGAATAACAGGAGAAAAAGGAAATAGCTTACAGCCCCTATCAATGAACTAGCCAGAATCTGACTCATCGGGGCAAAACCGGCTGTTAAGTATCTTTTTGAAAAAAAGACACAAGCTGTCATAAAAAAGGTCGCAACAATATAAATGAAATTACGGGGAACATTCAGCTCCAGGTCCTTAAAGTATTTGTATCCGACCAAAATTTCCAGTGTGATAATAATGACTTCCGAAACCAGTGTAGCCACAGCCGCCCCATTCTGTGAATACCGGGAAATTAGGAAAGAATTTAGAATGATGTTCAGAACTGTCGCCATGGTAACTGACATGAGGACAATCTTATGCTGACCAAAGGTAATCAGTATCTGTTTTCCAACAAAACTCTTTAAAGGCAGTAAAAACAGAATGGGAAGCAGTATTTTCATCGTCAATACTGCGGGAAGATATTTGGGACCACCAAACATCAGAACGACCTCATCTGCCAAAAGATACAATCCCGCCATGGCTGGTATGGGAAGAAAGAAAATGATAGAAAAAGCCTTCTGGGCAAGAGGCTTAAATTTATGAGACTGTCCCTGGGCGATCAGATAGGAGAACCTGGGTATAAGGACGGATGAAGCAGCTATGAACATCGCCTTGATTATATTAATCAACTTATTAGCAGTGACATAATAACTGACAGAAGCATTTGTACTGATAAAACCAAGCATGACCTTATCAATATCCGCATAGATTTTAGCTGAAATAAATACCAGGAAAAACGACACATAACCGGATATATGCTCCTTAATATCCAGTTCATCCCTTGATACCTTTCCTACCATTTTTTTAAGGTTGATAAAATTCAGAAACTTTGAGAAAAAATCCGTGATAATGGAGATCAAACCATACAACATATAATCTTCAGGCCCTTTTATAAGCCAGAAAATCAGAAAAACCCCTATGATTTTGGAAATCATATTTCTCGTAGCCATGAAACGGTACTCTTCCATGCCTTTGAAAAACCATTCAAAACCAAAAATTTTCAATCCGATTCTCATACCCAGAATCAAATAGAGAGCGATCTCTTTGTTAAATTTGTCAACTGCAAAAATAGAGATGAAAAAAGCGATATAAACAAGAACAGTTAGAACACTTTCAATTACCAGTATCGAGAAAAAGATCCTGCTTCTTGCATTAATATCATTTTTTACAGCAGCTATTTTCCGTACACCATAAAGAGGTATTCCCAAACTTGCAAAATAGGCAAACATAGCCACAATCGATGTCGCAAATTGGACTTTTCCAAGATTATCAGGGAGCAGAACCCGTGTAATATAAGGAAAAGTAATCAAAGGCACCGCTAAATCGAGAAATTCTTTAAAAGTATTAAAAAAAGCGTTTACTTTAACTGATCTGTTTTTCATTCTTGAATCAAGCTATTTCAGCTGTGATTTATTGTCAATACTTGTATTCTGAGATATCCTGTTCAGAATGAAAAGGGTTTTAACATACGGCACATATGATTTACTGCATTGGGGACACGTTCATCTCTTAAAGAGAGCCAGAGAGCTGGGAGATTATCTGATCGTAGGCCTTTCTGATGATCACTTTAATAAAGTAAAACATAAAGAATCCTACAATCCCTATGAAGCAAGAAAACTGGTACTGGAATCAATCAGATTTGTAGATCTTGTCATTCCGGAAACCTGCTGGGAACAGAAAAAAGATGACGTCATCAAGTATAATGTTGATGTCTTTGTTATCGGGGATGACTGGCAAGGGGAATTTGATTTTCTAAAAGATTACTGTGAAGTTATATATTTGCAGAGGACCGACGGCATTTCAACCTCGCAGATAAAAAATGACCTTAAAATATAAGAGAATCGTCTGCATATTGCTGGTTCTTACCTTGTCAGCTTGTATGTCTTCTAATAATCAAGGACACCGTCTCGGCGCTGATTTGTTTGAAAAGAAATATACAGAAAACACTCTGGAAAGTATCAAGGCGCCCCTCTCGGAGGACTTCGGCAAATTCTGGAACTTCAAGTATTATGAGCTGGATATCAGAGAAACAGCCGATGCAGAACTGATACTCTATCATGACAGGTATTTTTCAAAACGCCTGTTAGCCGATACGGATGCGAACAAGAGGATTCTGGCAATATCATATCGTAGGCTGTGATTTGAAGGATTCACCATTCGGGAGATTGTTTATTGAGTCAATGAGTAAGACCTGTTATATTGAAAACTGGTCCTATCTATCAAGTTATTTGATTTTTCAGTAGGGATTCACAGGAGAAAAAATGATTGCCCAAACAAAGATTTTGGCCCTGATTCCTGCCAGAAGCGGGTCAAAGAGCATAAAGGATAAAAATATCATGAGCATCGGTGGAAAACCGATGTTGGCCCACTCGATTGATCATGCCCTGGCATCCCAATTGATTAACAGGGTTATTTTAAGTACAGACAGCGAATACTATGCAGAAATAGCCAAAGAGTACGGTGCTGAGATTCCATTTCTTCGTCCGTTGGAACTTGCCGCAGATGATTCAACAGATCTTGATGTTTTTCTGCATGCCCTGAATTTTCTACAGAATTCAGAAGGGTATCTTCCGGAGATCTGCGTCCATCTGAGACCAACCTGCCCGATACGGAATCCGGAAGTTATTGATGAAATGATTGGCATTTTATTAAAAAACCCTGAAATTGATTGTGTCCGCACTGTCAGTGAAGCCCCGGAAACCCCCTACAAAATGTGGTCTGTTGGAACAAATGGCAAAATGAAACCTATCATTGAATGCGATATTCCTGATGCCTACAACATGCCTCGTCAGAAATTGCCCAAAGTGTATATCCAGAATGCGTCCATTGATGTTATCAGGACAAAGACTATTCTGGAAAAAAAATCTATGACGGGAGACTCCATCCACGGCTATATAATGGACTCCTTCTTCGATATTGATACCTATGAGCAATTTGAACAGTCAGTTAAAGCTATTCAATCCCATAATACAAAAATGACAGGGAAGTCCTTCTGTTTTGATATTGACGGAGTCATCGCCACTCTCTCTCCGGGGAATGATTATTCAAAGGCAAAACCGATAGAGGATACTATTGCCTTGGTCAATTATCTCTATGAACAGGGGAGCACTATTTATCTCCATACGGCCCGGGGGTCTCTTACCGGAATTGATTGGCGGAGTGTGACCGAAGAACAAATGAGAGACTGGAGTGTGTCTTATCACAAGCTGGTTATGGGAAAACCTGGTGCAGATTACTATATTGATGACCGTTTGATATCTCTTTCAGAATTAAAAGAACTCACAAAAGGAGAAATATAATGAAGACTAGTATTTTTGATGATCTATTCATTTTCGAAATGGCAAATAACCACCAGGGGGATATGACCCATGGCTTTAAAATTATTGATGAAATGGCCAAAATCAGAGATAAATTCAACCTGAATGCAGCTGTAAAATTTCAATACAGAGATTTGTCTTCCTTTATTCATAAGGATTTTATAAACAGGACAGATGTAAATCATGTTCCCCGGTTGATGAGTACCCGACTTTCGGACGAGCAATTTGAGCAGCTTCTCAAAAGAGTAAAAGAACGCGGATTAAAATCAATGTCTACACCTTTTGATGAAATATCCGTTGACCGTTGTGTCACCCAGGGAATGGATTATGTAAAGGTTGCCAGCTGCAGTGCTGATGACTGGCCTTTACTGGAAAAGGTTTCCCAGTCGGGAAAACCTGTTATTATCTCAACCGGAGGTCTTCAGATTACTGATATTGACTCTCTGGTAAGCTTTTTCCGGCATAAGCACACAGATTTTGCATTGATGCATTGTGTCGCTCTTTATCCCTCCCCGAATGAGTCTCTGAACATGGATTTTCTTGACCGTCTTATCCACCGCTATCCTGAAGTTCCTGTCGGGTTCTCAGGACATGAAGATCCGGAAAATACTGATCCGGTAAAAATAGCTGTCAGTAAAAAGGCGGTCATTTTGGAAAGACATGTTGGAGTGCCCACTGATTCCATTAAGCTTAACGGTTATTCCATGAATCCCCAGCAGGTGGAAAAATGGATTAGCGCTGCATTAGATGCCAAAGCTATTTGCGGAGACAGTGAGAAACACATATCAGAGGATGAAAAGAACTCCCTCTTATCACTGAAAAGAGGCGTCTATGCCTCCAAAAACATAAAGAAAGGCGAACCTTTATCATTGGGTGATGTCTATTTTGCCATGCCCTGCCAGAAAGGCCAAACAACAAGCGGAGAACTGGGACAGTACAGAGCCAATCTGACTGCATCAAAAAATTACGAGAAAGATGAGCCTGTTTATGAACATCAGATTCAGAATGATACAGTAGGATTCATAAGATCAATTGTACATGAAGCACAGGGAATGCTTTATGAAGCCGGAATCAGGATTCCCGAGAACTGCACAGTTGAAATTTCCCATCATAAGGGATTGCAAATGTTCCGTGAAACCGGAGCCATCCTGATTAACATCGTCAACCGTGAATACTGCAAAAAACTCATGATCCTCTTCCCCGGTCAGAAACACCCTGTGCATCTTCATAAGAAAAAAGAAGAGACTTTTCACCTTCTGTGGGGAGATCTTCAGGTTGTTATCGAGGGAACAGCCCATGACATGACAGCCGGGGAAATTCTCCTTGTCGAACGTAATGCAGATCACAGTTTTTCAAGCAGAAATGGAGCCATCTTTGAAGAGATTTCAACATCTCACTTAAAGAATGACTCCTACTATACAAACGAATCCATCACTCGAATGGATTTAATGGAAAGAAAAACCATACTTGAAAACTGGTAATCTGATTCAAGTTATTCAAGATCAAAGGAATATATAATGGATGCTGCAGATATTCAGAAGCGGAAAGACCGCACGATTACATTAAGTATTGAGACAAAAGTCAGGGAATTCCCTGGGAAAGTTCTTCTGTCCTGCTTTCTTGCGGAAAAAGGATTCCGGGTAATTTTAACGAATGATCGTAAATATGATAAAGTCATTGATGAAAATTCCTGGCTCTTTATCGATAGAAATACCTTTGCCAGCAGGAAGTCATTTTTTAAAAACCTGAGAAGGAGCAATATAGATATAGCCTGTCTTGATGAAGAAGGGATTGTATGGGCAAATCCTCTCATTTATCTGAGAAGACTCAGCAAGGAGTCGTTAAACCATACAAGTCTGTTCTTTACCTGGGGGAAAAAACAGTCTGACCTTGTCAACCAGCTCAAGGAGACGACCAGAGTTGTTGAATCGGGAAATCCGAGAATGGATTTGCTGAGACCCGAATTGAGGGGCATATATCAAGACCAGGTAGATGATCTCAAAGAAAAATACGGTGACTTTGTACTCATTGTATCAAACTTCGCCTGGAACAATCACTATTATGTTAATGGGGAGAAAGAGAATCCCAGTGAAACCTATTTAAAACTTCTAAGACATCAGGGACATATTCAGAATAAAGAAGATGAACAATATCATCTGGAAAACCTGGAATATAAAACCCGGGTTTTTGATAAGCTTAAGAAGCTGGTTCTTTTTCTG
Coding sequences within:
- a CDS encoding CDP-glycerol glycerophosphotransferase family protein, translating into MIRLLDLTKKILSTSIKLILGNCIIQPLSCLTPKKKIVVFITRFGNTFEGNLKYLFLYLNSRNDLGDTKFYFLTESKKIREELQTAGLPVLYYYRLSTFLILLRSQAVVVDGNEWAGKLRHQLLIRTAKFQLWHGSGMKTVGKLKPRLQKQSPLIKKISDIVGLHPCYDILSMNSQVQVETRAHAFNYKKILINGQPRNDVLFVEDSEPYLAGADVETFHKAVDYKKQGYKLVIYSPTHRHPSKEYDVVKGAMDIAELNRFAEQHKIVFIFKYHQKTRKEHQYDISSADNMIEYNKYKDVYPLFAYIDLMITDYSSIFVDFMVLGRPVVFFPFDYNHYVNTE
- a CDS encoding NTP transferase domain-containing protein, yielding MKTIILSAGKGERLLPLTKERPKILVELGDGTTLLSRQCKSLLERKNLGDIVIGGGHCAGRIDEFREESPYQERMSVVYNPFYGISGPLVTLWVVLNKVSDSDFMFMNGDTIFGSQVYDTIQTIIDGDREGIFLLCSRHEDKGDDDVKVLVNDNGSIKKAGKQIEGADHVSAGITLVKGASVSKLFRQILEEVARTKDFLKYNKTWHSFLNDLIDRDVTVHSVEVEKKEWVEIDIHYELTALQDLIRNKVIHTNF
- a CDS encoding LicD family protein encodes the protein MNIKFMKEIWQEAKQIDRQVSFLHKLISVYLNKTQKPLEGKILKKTLKLTDRVVDFLDKYGVDYWLESGTLLGVVREGRLLPWDHDVDITIRIEDLPRIINKLKSFHFKYGYRVEIVVNRADATPLKKGDVRLIKIQSRRLFVLPGWAQLDMFVKIKHDDKMYWSIRNRALKSAPAHFTDNLAVIEFNSRTYKVPKDSRGYLAYRFGVDWETPKKDYDNIRDDKSVEQLLDPLY
- a CDS encoding flippase yields the protein MKNRSVKVNAFFNTFKEFLDLAVPLITFPYITRVLLPDNLGKVQFATSIVAMFAYFASLGIPLYGVRKIAAVKNDINARSRIFFSILVIESVLTVLVYIAFFISIFAVDKFNKEIALYLILGMRIGLKIFGFEWFFKGMEEYRFMATRNMISKIIGVFLIFWLIKGPEDYMLYGLISIITDFFSKFLNFINLKKMVGKVSRDELDIKEHISGYVSFFLVFISAKIYADIDKVMLGFISTNASVSYYVTANKLINIIKAMFIAASSVLIPRFSYLIAQGQSHKFKPLAQKAFSIIFFLPIPAMAGLYLLADEVVLMFGGPKYLPAVLTMKILLPILFLLPLKSFVGKQILITFGQHKIVLMSVTMATVLNIILNSFLISRYSQNGAAVATLVSEVIIITLEILVGYKYFKDLELNVPRNFIYIVATFFMTACVFFSKRYLTAGFAPMSQILASSLIGAVSYFLFLLLFRENLFLPMIFKMITGKKGGKKDD
- the tagD gene encoding glycerol-3-phosphate cytidylyltransferase; amino-acid sequence: MKRVLTYGTYDLLHWGHVHLLKRARELGDYLIVGLSDDHFNKVKHKESYNPYEARKLVLESIRFVDLVIPETCWEQKKDDVIKYNVDVFVIGDDWQGEFDFLKDYCEVIYLQRTDGISTSQIKNDLKI
- a CDS encoding acylneuraminate cytidylyltransferase family protein, with the protein product MIAQTKILALIPARSGSKSIKDKNIMSIGGKPMLAHSIDHALASQLINRVILSTDSEYYAEIAKEYGAEIPFLRPLELAADDSTDLDVFLHALNFLQNSEGYLPEICVHLRPTCPIRNPEVIDEMIGILLKNPEIDCVRTVSEAPETPYKMWSVGTNGKMKPIIECDIPDAYNMPRQKLPKVYIQNASIDVIRTKTILEKKSMTGDSIHGYIMDSFFDIDTYEQFEQSVKAIQSHNTKMTGKSFCFDIDGVIATLSPGNDYSKAKPIEDTIALVNYLYEQGSTIYLHTARGSLTGIDWRSVTEEQMRDWSVSYHKLVMGKPGADYYIDDRLISLSELKELTKGEI
- a CDS encoding N-acetylneuraminate synthase family protein; its protein translation is MKTSIFDDLFIFEMANNHQGDMTHGFKIIDEMAKIRDKFNLNAAVKFQYRDLSSFIHKDFINRTDVNHVPRLMSTRLSDEQFEQLLKRVKERGLKSMSTPFDEISVDRCVTQGMDYVKVASCSADDWPLLEKVSQSGKPVIISTGGLQITDIDSLVSFFRHKHTDFALMHCVALYPSPNESLNMDFLDRLIHRYPEVPVGFSGHEDPENTDPVKIAVSKKAVILERHVGVPTDSIKLNGYSMNPQQVEKWISAALDAKAICGDSEKHISEDEKNSLLSLKRGVYASKNIKKGEPLSLGDVYFAMPCQKGQTTSGELGQYRANLTASKNYEKDEPVYEHQIQNDTVGFIRSIVHEAQGMLYEAGIRIPENCTVEISHHKGLQMFRETGAILINIVNREYCKKLMILFPGQKHPVHLHKKKEETFHLLWGDLQVVIEGTAHDMTAGEILLVERNADHSFSSRNGAIFEEISTSHLKNDSYYTNESITRMDLMERKTILENW
- a CDS encoding surface carbohydrate biosynthesis protein, which gives rise to MDAADIQKRKDRTITLSIETKVREFPGKVLLSCFLAEKGFRVILTNDRKYDKVIDENSWLFIDRNTFASRKSFFKNLRRSNIDIACLDEEGIVWANPLIYLRRLSKESLNHTSLFFTWGKKQSDLVNQLKETTRVVESGNPRMDLLRPELRGIYQDQVDDLKEKYGDFVLIVSNFAWNNHYYVNGEKENPSETYLKLLRHQGHIQNKEDEQYHLENLEYKTRVFDKLKKLVLFLGKELPDVPIIVRPHPSENHKAWRDAMKEFSNIQVVFEGELEPWIMAAQSVIHNSCTSGVQAALVNRKSIAYMPFHNNKFEHEFPNDVSAKAYTHEEVLDLVKEGPLTQEIPKEINEYISSLTGPFASERIADTILEAYIAGIKNRQKNYFKKIVFNQSVLLYKRLKRKLIKPKKFTENREDYKKQKLDSLTSDEVDNCVVIYNKLLKRFGNIASRNIENTVEITMKQ